A single region of the Mannheimia bovis genome encodes:
- the rph gene encoding ribonuclease PH, producing MRPNNRANNQVREIKITRNYTRYAEGSVLIEFGETKVLCNATVEDTVPRFLKGQQQGWVTAEYGMLPRATHSRTQREAAKGKQGGRTMEIQRLIARSLRAVVDLKALGERTVTVDCDVIQADGGTRTASITGACVALYDAMNKLVANGTLKTNPMKGLVAAISVGIVEGEAVCDLEYVEDSNAETDMNVVMVEDGRLVEVQGTAEGEPFSHEELLTLLDLAKQGINQLVDAQRKALAS from the coding sequence ATGCGTCCAAATAATCGAGCAAATAACCAAGTTAGAGAAATTAAAATTACCCGTAACTACACTCGTTACGCTGAAGGTTCGGTGTTAATTGAATTCGGTGAAACCAAAGTGCTATGCAATGCCACAGTGGAAGACACTGTGCCCCGTTTTTTAAAAGGTCAGCAACAAGGCTGGGTTACGGCTGAATATGGAATGTTGCCTCGTGCCACTCACTCTCGCACCCAACGTGAAGCGGCAAAAGGCAAACAAGGCGGACGCACAATGGAAATTCAACGCTTAATCGCCCGCTCTTTGCGTGCGGTAGTGGATTTAAAAGCCTTAGGCGAACGCACCGTAACAGTGGATTGCGATGTTATCCAAGCAGACGGCGGCACTCGCACCGCATCTATCACGGGGGCTTGCGTCGCATTATATGATGCAATGAATAAATTAGTGGCAAACGGCACATTGAAAACTAACCCAATGAAAGGTTTAGTGGCGGCAATTTCTGTCGGTATTGTAGAAGGCGAAGCCGTGTGCGATTTAGAATATGTGGAAGATTCCAACGCTGAAACCGATATGAACGTGGTGATGGTGGAAGATGGTCGTTTGGTGGAAGTACAAGGTACAGCCGAAGGTGAGCCGTTCTCTCACGAGGAATTACTGACTTTATTAGATTTAGCGAAGCAAGGAATTAACCAGTTAGTTGATGCTCAACGTAAAGCGTTGGCATCATAG
- a CDS encoding YicC/YloC family endoribonuclease, whose protein sequence is MIYSMTAFAHLEIKKEWGNAVWEIRSVNQRFLETYFRLPEQFRNLEMALRERLRATLTRGKVECSLRIDLSKTQNSEIALNKAYAEQVIQSLQWIKETANEGEINLVDVLRFPGVVDTESQDLDQIAQDLLAGFEQILADFIAMRAREGENVQALIQQRLEAISVEAAKVQTLMPEILQWQKERLQQRFDELNLQLEPQRLEQEMVLLAQRVDVAEELDRLQLHVKETTNILKKGGAVGRKLDFMMQELNRESNTLASKSINAEVTNSAVELKVLIEQMREQIQNLE, encoded by the coding sequence ATGATTTATAGTATGACAGCCTTTGCCCATTTAGAAATTAAAAAGGAGTGGGGAAATGCAGTATGGGAAATTCGCTCGGTAAACCAGCGTTTTTTAGAAACCTATTTCCGCCTACCGGAGCAGTTTCGCAACCTTGAAATGGCTTTGCGTGAACGCCTACGTGCAACGCTGACCCGTGGTAAAGTGGAATGTAGTCTGCGTATTGATTTAAGCAAAACTCAAAATAGTGAAATCGCCTTAAATAAAGCCTATGCCGAACAAGTGATCCAATCGCTACAATGGATTAAAGAAACTGCAAATGAGGGCGAAATCAACCTTGTTGATGTATTGCGTTTTCCGGGCGTGGTGGATACGGAAAGCCAAGATTTAGACCAAATCGCCCAAGATTTATTAGCCGGTTTTGAGCAAATTTTAGCGGACTTTATCGCAATGCGTGCGAGAGAGGGAGAAAACGTGCAAGCCTTAATTCAACAGCGTTTAGAGGCAATTTCTGTTGAGGCGGCGAAAGTACAAACCTTAATGCCTGAAATTCTGCAATGGCAGAAAGAGCGTTTACAGCAACGTTTTGATGAGCTGAATTTACAGCTTGAGCCACAACGTTTAGAGCAAGAAATGGTACTGCTTGCTCAACGTGTTGATGTGGCGGAAGAATTAGACCGCTTGCAACTCCACGTTAAAGAAACCACCAATATTCTGAAAAAAGGTGGAGCAGTGGGGCGTAAATTAGATTTTATGATGCAAGAGCTTAACCGTGAATCGAACACGCTTGCGTCAAAATCCATTAATGCAGAGGTAACTAATTCTGCGGTGGAATTGAAAGTATTAATCGAACAAATGCGTGAGCAAATTCAAAATTTAGAGTAG
- a CDS encoding folate-binding protein gives MKCECNQIIGSYPTLCVQLSQYRLIEMAGVDAEKYLQGQLTCDVAKLAVGDHTLTSHCDPKGKMSSLFRLYRAEQEKFIAVIHQSLLPEALTQLKKYAVFSKITFSELDTPIYGVAAEQVAKLSENSTALTLIQGQKRAFVWGENLEPNGDESLWTLMDIQDGIPVLLKENQFELIPQAANLQLLENAISFTKGCYIGQETVARAKYRGANKRALFTLAGKFEDNVALPEPSSAVEMQLGGNWKCTGTILASSTHSNMLWVQVVLNKDIEPDAQFRVKGVNLQVVKLPYSLEESE, from the coding sequence ATGAAATGTGAGTGCAATCAAATTATTGGATCTTACCCAACGCTCTGCGTGCAGCTTTCTCAGTATCGTTTAATTGAAATGGCAGGTGTTGATGCTGAGAAATACCTACAAGGGCAATTAACCTGTGATGTGGCAAAACTTGCGGTGGGTGATCACACCCTAACCAGCCATTGTGATCCGAAAGGCAAAATGAGTTCCCTTTTCCGCTTATACCGTGCGGAACAAGAGAAATTTATTGCAGTAATCCATCAAAGCCTACTGCCGGAAGCCTTAACCCAACTGAAAAAATATGCGGTATTTTCAAAAATTACCTTTAGTGAATTAGATACCCCAATTTATGGCGTGGCTGCGGAGCAAGTTGCAAAATTAAGTGAAAATTCGACCGCTTTAACCCTCATTCAGGGACAAAAACGTGCCTTTGTGTGGGGCGAAAACCTCGAGCCAAATGGTGATGAAAGTCTTTGGACGTTAATGGATATTCAAGACGGTATTCCGGTGTTATTGAAGGAAAATCAATTTGAATTAATTCCACAAGCGGCGAATTTACAACTATTGGAAAATGCAATTTCTTTCACTAAAGGTTGCTATATCGGGCAAGAAACTGTTGCTCGTGCCAAATATCGTGGAGCAAACAAACGAGCTTTGTTTACCCTTGCCGGCAAATTTGAAGACAATGTCGCTCTACCTGAACCAAGTTCAGCAGTGGAAATGCAACTAGGTGGAAACTGGAAATGCACAGGAACAATATTAGCGAGTTCAACACACAGCAATATGTTATGGGTGCAAGTTGTGCTGAATAAAGATATAGAACCTGATGCTCAATTTAGAGTAAAAGGTGTGAATTTGCAGGTAGTAAAACTGCCGTATAGTTTGGAAGAAAGTGAGTAA
- a CDS encoding YfhL family 4Fe-4S dicluster ferredoxin — MALLITHKCTNCDMCLPECPNDAISVGDDIYVIDPILCTECVGHYDKPTCQKVCPITNCIITDPDHIETEEQLWERFVMIHHPDKI, encoded by the coding sequence ATGGCTTTATTAATTACCCACAAATGTACCAACTGCGATATGTGCTTACCGGAATGCCCGAATGATGCGATTTCGGTGGGCGATGATATCTATGTTATCGATCCCATATTATGCACAGAGTGCGTTGGGCATTATGATAAACCAACCTGCCAAAAAGTTTGCCCAATCACCAACTGCATTATTACAGATCCTGATCATATCGAAACCGAAGAGCAACTTTGGGAACGATTTGTGATGATCCATCACCCTGATAAAATATAA
- the rbsD gene encoding D-ribose pyranase: MKKTTNLNAQLSHSIAKLGHTDSLTICDAGLPIPNEVERIDLALTAGVPGFLQTFDVVVDELFVERVLIAEEIKQKNPQILAALLERLAQLEQVQQNKIQVDYVNHEIFKEQTHHSKAVVRTGECSPYANIILYSGVPF; this comes from the coding sequence ATGAAAAAAACAACAAATCTTAATGCACAACTTTCACATAGTATTGCTAAGCTTGGTCATACCGACAGTTTAACTATTTGTGATGCAGGATTGCCTATTCCAAATGAAGTAGAGAGAATTGATTTAGCGTTAACTGCCGGTGTGCCGGGTTTTTTACAGACGTTTGATGTTGTGGTAGATGAGCTTTTTGTTGAGCGTGTATTAATTGCAGAAGAAATTAAGCAAAAAAATCCACAGATTTTAGCTGCTCTCTTAGAGCGTTTAGCTCAGCTTGAGCAAGTCCAACAGAATAAAATTCAAGTGGATTATGTTAATCACGAAATCTTTAAAGAGCAGACACACCATAGCAAAGCCGTTGTACGTACAGGTGAATGTTCGCCTTATGCCAACATTATTTTATATTCAGGTGTACCGTTTTAA
- the rbsA gene encoding ribose ABC transporter ATP-binding protein RbsA, with translation METLLKMNGIDKSFPGVKALSNACLSVYAGRVMALMGENGAGKSTLMKVLTGIYSKDAGSIAYLGQEVTFKGPKHSQEAGISIIHQELNLVGNLTIAENIFLGREFRTAWGAIDWKKMYAEADKLLARLGVKHSSHQLCSELSIGEQQMVEIAKALSFESRVIIMDEPTDALTDTETEALFKVIHELKAENRGIVYISHRLKEIFQICDDVTVLRDGQFIGEQVIADIDEDKLIEMMVGRRLEEQYPHLQQERGELLLDVKNLSGSGVNGVSFQLHKGEIVGISGLMGAGRTELMKVLYGALPKTTGTIELKGKAISNKCPQDGLDNGIVYISEDRKGDGLILGMSVKENMSLTSLDHFSKGGSIRHDAERLAVDDFILMFNIKTPSRDQQIGLLSGGNQQKVAIAKGLMTRPNVLILDEPTRGVDVGAKKEIYQLINEFKKDGLSILMVSSDMPEVLGMSDRILVMHEGRISAEFSREEATQEKLLAAAIGKNTVLN, from the coding sequence ATGGAAACCTTATTAAAAATGAATGGGATTGATAAATCTTTCCCGGGGGTAAAAGCACTCAGTAATGCTTGCTTGTCTGTGTATGCAGGGCGAGTAATGGCATTAATGGGGGAGAATGGTGCCGGTAAATCGACTTTAATGAAAGTATTGACGGGGATTTACAGTAAAGATGCAGGTTCAATTGCTTATTTAGGTCAAGAGGTTACTTTTAAAGGTCCGAAACATTCGCAAGAAGCCGGAATTAGCATTATCCATCAAGAGCTTAACTTAGTGGGTAATTTGACTATTGCCGAAAATATTTTTCTTGGGCGTGAATTTAGAACTGCTTGGGGAGCGATTGACTGGAAAAAAATGTACGCTGAGGCAGATAAATTATTGGCTCGTTTAGGTGTAAAACATAGCAGTCATCAACTTTGTTCAGAATTATCAATTGGTGAACAGCAAATGGTGGAAATTGCTAAAGCGTTGAGTTTTGAATCTCGAGTGATCATTATGGACGAGCCAACCGATGCTTTAACTGATACGGAAACGGAAGCTCTATTTAAGGTTATTCACGAGCTAAAAGCAGAAAATCGAGGCATTGTGTATATTTCACACCGTTTAAAAGAAATTTTCCAGATTTGCGATGATGTTACTGTGCTTCGTGATGGTCAGTTTATCGGAGAACAAGTAATTGCAGATATTGATGAAGATAAATTGATTGAAATGATGGTCGGTCGCCGCTTAGAAGAACAGTATCCTCATTTACAGCAAGAGCGTGGCGAGCTCCTTCTTGATGTGAAAAACCTAAGTGGAAGTGGTGTAAATGGGGTTTCATTCCAGTTACATAAAGGTGAGATTGTAGGGATTTCCGGTTTAATGGGAGCAGGGCGTACCGAGTTAATGAAAGTGCTTTATGGGGCGTTACCGAAAACTACAGGTACGATTGAGTTAAAAGGAAAAGCGATTTCCAACAAATGTCCGCAAGATGGATTGGATAACGGCATCGTGTATATTTCAGAAGATCGTAAAGGCGATGGGCTAATTTTAGGAATGTCGGTAAAAGAAAATATGTCTTTGACTTCATTAGATCATTTTTCCAAAGGTGGCTCTATTCGACACGATGCAGAAAGATTGGCGGTTGATGATTTTATCTTGATGTTTAATATCAAAACGCCAAGTCGAGATCAACAAATTGGGTTACTGTCTGGCGGTAATCAGCAAAAAGTGGCGATTGCCAAAGGCTTGATGACTCGTCCAAATGTGTTGATTTTAGATGAACCAACACGTGGTGTTGATGTTGGGGCGAAAAAAGAGATTTACCAATTAATTAATGAATTTAAAAAAGATGGATTGAGTATTTTGATGGTTTCGTCTGATATGCCGGAAGTGCTTGGAATGAGTGATCGCATATTAGTGATGCACGAAGGCAGAATTAGTGCAGAATTTTCGCGTGAAGAAGCAACTCAAGAAAAATTGTTGGCAGCAGCTATCGGTAAAAATACGGTATTAAATTAA
- the rbsC gene encoding ribose ABC transporter permease, whose amino-acid sequence MTTQANKFQLGKFLIEQRSFVALFILIIIVSMINPDFFSVDNILNILRQTSVNAIIAVGMTFVILIAGIDLSVGSVLALTGAVAASLVGSELPIFLVIPLVLLLGTAFGGISGAIVAKGKVQAFIATLVTMTLLRGITMVYTDGRPISTGFSDQADAFSFIGTGYLFGIPFPIWIMAVVFAIAWYILKHTPIGRYIYALGGNEAATQLSGINVNKIKIFVFAVSGFLSALAGLIVTSRLSSAQPTAGVSYELDAIAAVVVGGTSLMGGKGRVMGTLVGALIIGFLNNALNLLDISSYYQMIAKALVILAAVLADNYLGTKKV is encoded by the coding sequence ATGACAACTCAAGCAAATAAATTTCAACTAGGCAAATTTTTAATAGAGCAACGCTCTTTTGTTGCCTTATTTATTTTAATCATCATTGTTTCAATGATTAACCCTGATTTCTTCAGTGTAGATAACATTCTCAATATTTTACGCCAAACTTCTGTGAATGCGATTATTGCAGTAGGAATGACGTTCGTGATTTTAATCGCCGGGATTGATTTATCGGTTGGTTCTGTTTTAGCTTTAACAGGAGCGGTTGCCGCCTCTTTAGTCGGTTCTGAATTACCGATTTTCCTTGTTATTCCATTAGTGTTATTACTTGGTACAGCTTTTGGTGGAATTAGTGGTGCGATTGTGGCGAAAGGTAAAGTCCAAGCCTTTATTGCAACATTAGTTACAATGACATTACTGCGTGGTATCACAATGGTTTACACCGATGGCAGACCAATTAGTACAGGTTTTTCTGATCAAGCCGATGCGTTTTCTTTTATTGGTACAGGTTATTTATTTGGTATTCCGTTCCCTATTTGGATTATGGCAGTTGTGTTTGCGATAGCGTGGTATATCTTGAAACATACGCCGATCGGTCGTTATATTTATGCCTTAGGTGGAAATGAAGCAGCAACTCAGCTTTCAGGAATTAATGTTAATAAAATAAAAATTTTCGTTTTTGCAGTAAGCGGCTTTTTATCCGCACTGGCAGGCTTAATTGTAACTTCACGCCTTTCTTCTGCACAGCCAACAGCCGGTGTTTCTTATGAATTAGATGCAATTGCAGCAGTTGTGGTTGGTGGAACTAGTTTAATGGGGGGTAAAGGACGTGTAATGGGCACATTAGTTGGGGCATTAATTATCGGTTTCTTAAACAATGCACTCAACTTATTGGATATTTCTTCATATTATCAGATGATTGCTAAAGCATTGGTGATTTTAGCAGCCGTATTAGCTGATAATTATTTAGGTACTAAAAAAGTGTAA
- the rbsB gene encoding ribose ABC transporter substrate-binding protein RbsB, producing MKKLTTIASAIMLSLSVAATASAKDTIALAVSTLDNPFFVSLKDGAQKKADELGYKLVVLDSQNDPAKELSNVEDLTVRGAKVLLINPTDSEAVGNAVAIANRNKIPVITLDRGAAKGDVVSHIASDNVAGGKMAGDFIAQKLGEGAKVIQLEGIAGTSAARERGEGFKQAIDAHKFNVLASQPADFDRTKGLNVTENLLASKSDVQAIFAQNDEMALGALRAVGAAKKEVLIVGFDGTDDGVKAVESGKLAATIAQQPDLIGSLGVETADKVLKGEKVEAKIPVDLKVITK from the coding sequence ATGAAAAAATTAACAACTATCGCTTCAGCAATTATGTTGAGTTTATCTGTTGCGGCTACGGCTTCAGCAAAAGACACTATTGCATTAGCAGTATCAACGTTAGATAACCCATTCTTCGTGAGCCTTAAAGATGGTGCTCAAAAGAAAGCTGATGAATTAGGCTACAAATTAGTGGTGCTTGATTCACAAAATGACCCGGCAAAAGAGCTTTCTAATGTGGAAGACTTAACCGTACGTGGTGCGAAAGTATTGCTAATTAACCCAACTGATTCAGAAGCGGTCGGAAATGCGGTAGCAATTGCAAATCGTAATAAAATCCCTGTAATTACGCTTGACCGTGGTGCAGCAAAAGGCGATGTAGTCAGCCATATTGCATCAGACAACGTAGCAGGCGGTAAAATGGCTGGTGATTTCATCGCACAAAAATTAGGTGAGGGTGCGAAAGTTATCCAATTAGAAGGTATTGCAGGTACATCAGCGGCTCGTGAACGTGGCGAAGGCTTTAAACAAGCAATTGATGCTCATAAATTCAATGTATTGGCAAGCCAGCCAGCCGATTTTGACCGCACAAAAGGTTTGAATGTAACGGAAAACTTATTAGCGAGTAAATCGGATGTACAAGCGATTTTCGCTCAAAATGATGAAATGGCATTAGGTGCATTACGTGCAGTAGGTGCGGCGAAGAAAGAGGTATTAATCGTTGGCTTTGACGGTACAGATGATGGTGTAAAAGCAGTAGAAAGTGGTAAATTAGCGGCAACTATCGCTCAACAACCAGACTTAATCGGCTCACTTGGCGTGGAAACTGCTGACAAAGTGTTAAAAGGCGAAAAAGTAGAAGCGAAAATCCCAGTAGATTTAAAAGTTATCACAAAATAA
- the rbsK gene encoding ribokinase yields MKNLTVLGSINADHVISVPYFAKPGETLTGHSYHIAYGGKGANQAVAAARLGAKVSFIGCIGDDGIGQAMKTAFEKDGINTRPIKSVANEMTGIAMIQVAESGENSIVISAGANGHLDETVVAEFQSEITQADCLLMQLETPLPAIIQAAKIAKENNTQVVLNPAPARALPDELLSLLDMITPNETEAEILTSIKVVDEASAKLAAQAFHQKGIEKVLITLGSKGVFVSENGQGEIVAGFRVNAVDTTAAGDTFNGALVTAMLEDKPLNEAIRFAHAAAAISVTRKGAQPSIPSRQETLDFLSKQ; encoded by the coding sequence ATGAAAAACCTCACCGTACTCGGCAGCATTAACGCTGATCACGTTATTTCCGTTCCCTATTTTGCTAAACCGGGCGAAACTTTGACTGGGCATAGCTATCACATTGCTTATGGCGGTAAAGGAGCGAATCAGGCGGTTGCTGCAGCTCGGCTTGGGGCAAAAGTATCTTTTATCGGCTGCATTGGTGATGATGGCATCGGTCAAGCAATGAAAACCGCTTTTGAGAAAGATGGTATTAATACTCGCCCGATCAAATCCGTGGCAAATGAAATGACCGGTATTGCAATGATTCAAGTAGCAGAATCGGGCGAAAACAGTATTGTGATTTCGGCAGGAGCAAACGGGCATTTAGATGAAACTGTTGTGGCTGAATTTCAATCGGAAATTACACAAGCTGATTGCTTATTAATGCAGTTAGAAACCCCTTTACCTGCGATTATTCAAGCAGCGAAAATCGCTAAAGAAAATAACACGCAAGTAGTGCTGAATCCTGCACCTGCCAGAGCATTACCTGATGAGCTACTAAGCCTGCTAGATATGATTACCCCAAATGAAACAGAGGCGGAAATTTTAACGAGTATAAAAGTAGTTGATGAAGCAAGTGCGAAGCTGGCAGCTCAAGCCTTCCACCAAAAAGGTATTGAGAAAGTGCTGATTACATTGGGTTCAAAAGGTGTTTTTGTGAGTGAAAACGGACAAGGCGAAATTGTAGCGGGTTTTCGTGTTAATGCAGTTGATACGACCGCAGCAGGAGATACCTTTAACGGTGCATTGGTTACCGCAATGTTAGAAGATAAACCGCTTAATGAGGCAATTCGTTTTGCACACGCAGCCGCTGCGATTAGCGTAACCCGAAAAGGAGCCCAGCCGTCTATTCCAAGCCGTCAAGAAACCTTAGATTTTTTGAGTAAGCAGTAA
- a CDS encoding substrate-binding domain-containing protein, with the protein MATMKDIARLAQVSTSTVSHVINNSRFVSEEIREKVQRVVKELNYTPSALARSLKVNETKTIGMLVTATSNPFFAEVMAGVELYCQQHHYNLIIATTNGDAERLQHHLQTLIQRKVDGLLLMCGDARLNADDNLNIPLPMVVVDWWFTELNADKIFENSTSGGYLATKTLIDAGHSNIAIITGNLKKSLAKNRLEGYKKALAEANIPLNPNWIIESHFDFAGGVDGMNTLLTQSKKPTAVFACSDTIALGAYQAVWQQGLSVPQDISIIGYDDIELAKYLSPPLSTISQPKAELGKLAVETLLKRIRTKSTAFQTIMLEPELVLRSSIRTINKNAE; encoded by the coding sequence ATGGCAACGATGAAGGATATTGCACGCCTCGCACAGGTTTCGACCTCAACGGTTTCCCACGTTATCAACAACAGTCGTTTTGTGAGTGAGGAAATTCGGGAAAAAGTTCAGCGGGTGGTTAAAGAGCTAAATTATACGCCTTCTGCATTGGCTCGCAGCCTAAAAGTCAATGAAACTAAAACCATTGGAATGTTGGTTACTGCAACCAGCAACCCATTTTTTGCAGAAGTGATGGCAGGTGTTGAGCTATATTGCCAGCAACACCACTATAACCTGATTATTGCCACTACCAATGGTGATGCTGAGCGTTTACAACATCATTTGCAAACGCTTATTCAACGTAAAGTTGATGGCTTACTACTAATGTGTGGCGATGCCAGATTGAATGCTGATGATAACCTAAATATTCCTCTACCAATGGTCGTTGTGGACTGGTGGTTTACGGAATTGAATGCGGATAAAATTTTTGAAAATTCAACATCCGGTGGCTATCTTGCCACAAAAACCTTAATTGATGCAGGGCATTCTAATATTGCGATTATTACAGGAAATCTAAAAAAATCATTGGCAAAAAACCGTTTAGAAGGCTACAAAAAAGCCCTAGCGGAGGCTAATATTCCACTTAACCCAAATTGGATTATTGAAAGCCATTTTGATTTTGCAGGTGGTGTAGATGGAATGAATACTTTGCTTACTCAATCTAAAAAACCAACGGCGGTTTTCGCCTGTAGTGATACGATTGCTCTGGGTGCTTACCAAGCTGTTTGGCAACAAGGTTTAAGTGTACCGCAAGATATTTCAATTATTGGCTACGATGATATTGAACTGGCAAAATATCTCTCTCCACCACTTTCTACCATTAGCCAACCGAAAGCTGAACTTGGTAAATTGGCGGTAGAAACCTTGTTAAAGCGAATTCGTACTAAATCTACAGCATTTCAGACTATTATGCTAGAGCCTGAATTAGTGTTACGAAGTTCGATCCGCACTATAAATAAAAATGCCGAATAA
- the narL gene encoding two-component system response regulator NarL, with product MTTPTRILLIDDHPLMRQGMRQLLELDDQFSVVGEASNGTDGIKLALQLEPDVIILDLNMKGISGLDTLRSLRSQGVDARIIMLTVSDEQSDVFALMDAGVDGYLLKDTDTPELLDNIRRAAAGEVVLSETVRQHLLNRQPENDPLSCLTDRELDVLQWIATGMSNKQIAAQLFISEETVKVHIRNLLRKLNVHSRVAATVLYLEQQKG from the coding sequence ATGACTACTCCAACTCGTATTTTATTGATTGACGACCACCCGCTGATGCGTCAGGGAATGCGTCAGCTATTGGAACTTGACGATCAATTTTCAGTAGTGGGCGAAGCCAGTAACGGCACAGATGGCATCAAACTGGCATTACAACTTGAGCCGGATGTGATTATTTTAGACTTAAATATGAAAGGCATCTCTGGGTTAGATACCTTACGTTCATTACGTTCTCAAGGCGTAGATGCCCGCATTATTATGCTAACGGTTTCTGACGAGCAATCAGACGTGTTCGCCTTAATGGATGCAGGTGTTGATGGCTATTTATTAAAAGATACCGATACCCCGGAATTGTTGGATAATATTCGAAGAGCTGCCGCAGGCGAAGTAGTATTAAGCGAAACCGTTCGCCAGCACTTGTTAAACCGCCAACCGGAAAATGATCCGCTAAGCTGCTTAACCGATCGTGAGCTGGATGTATTGCAGTGGATCGCAACCGGAATGTCGAACAAGCAGATTGCAGCCCAACTCTTTATTTCTGAAGAAACGGTAAAAGTGCATATCCGCAACTTGCTGCGTAAGCTCAATGTTCACTCTCGAGTGGCTGCAACCGTGCTATATTTAGAACAACAAAAAGGTTAA